The genomic region AAATTATTAGGAGTTTGAATTTAGATGCCAAATGACACATTGCATCTAAGAGGGATAAGTAAGAAATTGAGAGATCAAGATCTTTAAAGGATTGAAGTTGAAGTCTTCCTATCATCAGTTCATCTAGAGCACTCAAATATAGACCAAGCAATGATAGTGTCAAAAGGAAGAAAGAGACAATATTtgaatgatatttttttatgataaaGTGACCAAGGAAACTAAAATCTAAGAATGACAGTCCAAGATCTTCTCAAAAGACAAATATTAACAAAAGATAAGTATGTGTGACAATTCACCAGCAAGCATGCAAAGGTGGAATATGACAATGGGAAGGACATGGTTAAAgactaaaaattgaatgaaaatccaAGAGGATAAAGTTTAGATAATGATAAATGAATGAGAAGCATGGTAGTTTATTGGgctaacaataataaaaaatattatccaaAATGAGTCACATCAAATAAAAGAACAATCAATAAAGACTACCAATAAATTTTGTGACAATCTTAAAGGCACATGAAGACAAGGAATGCAATGAGTGAAGAATGAAAGTATAATTTGCATGTTAAAGATGAGTCCAAGAGGATATTTAAATACCAAGAAACATAGGACTATCAAGACAATAAGCAAGTGAACAAGGGTAATGTGCATCATGGTGAATATAAAGGTCTTTCATTGGATGAAGTTGAGAGATGACTTGTCATTGCTTATATATAAACCCTCTACAAACCTTGGATAAATGAACTTATGTATCATAGTTCTATGGTGAAGATTGTTTGATATGTGTGATAGTTCTTTTCATTCCATTTCACCTCAATATCAATAACTCCATTGTTCATAGTGAATGGTTGATATAGTATGTTAAAAATCCTATCAAACCCCTATCACTATTAAACTTAGAAATACGGTAACAAACCTGCCTACATCTCACGAGTCCTAAAAGGTCCAATGAACATAGTTTATAATTACCTAATAGTATACAAAAGGCCATTGAAAAGTTAGTGTGTGGAGGATAAAGAATGCTAGGTCTTTAGGTTTCTTGGATTTTAAGGTTGACAACCAAAGAATGATAGTGTTGATAGCAAGAAGAGATGACAATTATGTGCATCTATTGATGATCAAATGCAAGTATAAAGCTAACAAAATCACAGACCATAAGTTGTTCAAGATGATAATCGCAAGTAGTCTAGAAGCCAAGAAAAGGATTTAAGATGGTAGAGGGATGTTCTTAAGTATGATTTGCTATAACAATATGTGACAAGGTTTGTAGATGACTAAGTCATAAGAAGACAAAGATGAAGGAATAACATTGTTACCACAAAGTCTTGAGATTTTGAAGAGAGAAAAGGTAGAAGACAAACCCATGTGGAAGGAAGATCAATATATTTTTTGTGAGGATAGTGATAACAGAGAGAAAATAAGTAATATGCCTATCATGGTAAATATTGGTAAGAGGAAGAGGATTGTGCATGATAGTCAAGATTGATAATGAGGAAAAAGCAAGACAGTCAAGAGTCAAGTTGCATCTAATTCATTCTAATAGTTTTGGTCATATTAATGTtccttcaattttaaaatatttgtaGTATGTATCTTTCATAAATTATTACTCTAGAAGGATGTGGGTGGATTTCCCTatacataaatttaaaatatttagttGTTTAAAAGAGTTAAAGGCTCTTGTAGAAAAATAGTTCGGTAggaagattaaatttatttgaactAACAATGACACATGATGATTTTAGATTTTGACATATTTATAAGGAGCATGGGATAAAGCTCAAAAATGACTACTAAATATACCTCTCCCCAAAAAGAGTTGTAGAGAGAATGAACATGGCATTGATGGAGTATGCTGAGTGGAGTTGGTCTAAAATAAAAATTCTAATAAAAAATGGTTGCTATAACTTGCTACCCAATTAATAGGTCTCTACATCAACCTTTTTTTTATAAGATTCACATGGAGTCTTGGTTGGGGAAAAAGGTCTCATTGTAATatctttgaatttttgttgtgaaacATATGCTCATGTCCTTGAGGAGATGTAGTCAAAATTAGAGAACATGGTAGTTAAGTGTATCTTCATCAACAGTAGTATTGGCTAAAATGGTACAAATTTTAGGATTTGTGGACGTGAGAGTTTTATATAATAGAAGTGTTTGTTTTAAAGAGATTAAGCTATAGATTGCACtctgaagaagataagaagaaagattgGTACAATTACCCCAATGATAGAGAAAATTGAACTATAAGCTCATTAAGGATCTAAAGAGGAGAGCTCAAATAGTTCCAATAGTTTTGAAGAGAAGGTAGAACCTCCACCTCAATTCTTGATGAAGTACATTTAGTTTTGAAGAGAAGGTAGAACCTCCACCTCAATTCTTGATGAAGTACATTTGACTTGGACACCAACTAGACATGTATACTCCTCTTGGTGTGGGATGCACTTTTTACTTTTGATCAAGTTAACATAGATGAGCCTAAAACCACGAGGCATTGGGTATGAAtgattttggatcttggagagTAGTTATGGATGAAAAAATAATTGTATTGAAGAAAAATCACACATGAGACTTAGTTCCTTTACCTAATGGTCATAAATCCATCAGTTGTGAATGGGGGTTCAAAAGGAAGATTAGTTTTGATGACAACATTGAAAATTAAAAAGCTAAATTGGTTGCAAAGGGATATTCCTAGGTTGAATGAATTGATTACTTAGAGATTTTTTCTCCAATTGCTAAGATGACATCTATTTGGTTCATATTATTTATTGAAGTAGACTTTAATTTTGAGATCAAGCAAATGTATATGTGAAGAAATctctccttcatggtgatttggaggaagagatttccATGACAAAGCACTACGTGGAAGAAGCATAGTTTAAGACGAAGGGCTTAAGAGTTGCCGGATATATTTTTGGCATGGAAAGCAAAAGATGTATAGTGAATAGAAAGCTTTGGTTATGTGAAATTAATGTTGGAGAAATTCAATATGACAACTTGCAAACCATTCTGTGTTCTTATCTCTTGGTGTTTACCCGATTATCCATAGAGCAATGTTAAACTTCATCCACTAAGATGAAGGGCATGGATCGAGTATAGTGTTGTTGAGAGCTTAAGTATGTCATAGGATGTATTAGACTAGACATTGTTTAATCAATGAAAGTCTTGAGTTGCTTTATGACTAATCCTAGATGAGATAGTTGGCATGTAGTTAAGAGAGTCTTTGGAAATTTGTGAGGTACCTTCAAGTGCCTTGTTTATTATCAAGGTGATTCTATTAGGGACCAATACTTAGTGGATATTCATTAGTTTTTGGATTCAGATTGCGCGATAGATATTGATAGTAGAAAATTCATTAGTTTTTGGATTCAGATTGCACAATAGATATTGATAGTAGAAAATTCATTAGTAGATATATGTTTAATTTGTTTGGTGATGCTATTAATGGGATAAATAAGTGATAGGTTGTGCTTATATTTATCTTTTGCAAATTTGAAAGTCTTTCAAAATGCAATTATTGTGTTTTATCTTTACTTTCCATTATTCTATTTTCTTGTTTCAAATTATATATACACTTTTTGTGTTATACAGATTTATCAAAAACAGAAAGCAATGAAATTCCCTAAACAAAGTTATGAAAGATATGAACGTTGTCTCACTCATCTTAAACATTTCCTTTATAGACTTCGCCTACTGAAACATTTAATTCAAAGATTGTTACAAATAATTTCTTATCTACCACTTACAGTTGTTACTTATCTTGAAAAATACATTTGTTTGTTTATACTTCATTGAACCATTGAAATAAGACTCTTAtgctattctgatattaatgttaATAGCCAGTATCATAATTACCATTCTGTAACTGGTGTTAAAGAACTTCTCATAGATTTATACACGATGAGATGTGAGATGACTATTCAGTTTGCAAAAGACCAGTAAGTAAAGATCATGTGGTGATCTTCTGCATCCTAAATACCCATTTCTTAAGAGGAACCATTGCCAATCATGCTGTCTCCTCAGCATAGCTATCGTTGCATTCTGTTTCTTTATAAATGAAGCAACCAGCCAGGGAGATATAGATGCAGAGAAAAAGTGCACCTAATGCAGCGAGAAGCCAATAATAGTAGTCCAAATGAGCTTTGTTTATGTTGTCTGCAAACCAGCTCTGTTCCTTGCCTCTGTTAGTTATACTCTCAACAATGGAAATCAAGATACTGCTCATGAAACTACCAACACCTAAAATGGTCAAGTACAAAGCAATGCCCAAGCTCTTCATCGTATCAGGCATCTGGTCATAAAAGAACTCCTGCAATCCTACCTGTGCAAATACGTCTGATATGCCAAGGAGAATACATTGTGGTAGCAACCAGAAAAAGCTCAATGGAATTGTTTCATTGGGCACGCCTCTTACCATATGATCTTTTGCCGCCTGAAGCCTTTTCATTTCTATCAATGCTGCAACAACCATGGACAGAAGGGAACAAAAGATACCAATACCTATTCTCTGGAGCAAGGTTATGCCACGCTCAACACCAGTTATTTGTTTAGCAAATGGAACAAATATGCGATCATATACAGGGATCAATACAATAATAGACAAGGCAATAAAGCCTTGCAAGCTTGCTGCAGGGATTTCAAAGCTTGAGCCAATTTTCCTATCCATGGTGATTCCCTGCTTTATGAAAAATGTTGGTGATTGTGCAAAGATTACTCCATACATCAAACAAGCCCCCCAAATGGGAAACAACCTTAGAACAAATTTCACTTCTTCAACTTCTGTGACTGTGCAGAGTCTCCAGTTGATTCCTGATTTGTTCTCATAGTCCGATTCAGTCCTCACTGTTGCTTTGTCTAGAAACCTGAGAAACAAAATTATAAATGACTGACCAAATTTATGGGTTCATGAGTGGCAGTCTTCAGAAGAAAGAAGAGAATTATATTAATGAATTGAATGGCCAAAGCAGAACAGTGGGGCTCAAAAGTACAAGTTTGTTAATAAGGAGTCCTAAAAAGGCTTCAAACAATGTGGAAGCTAAAATGAAATAAAGGGACTAAAAAAATATACAGGACTCAAATCATCCTTTTATACAAACATTTGGTTTGAACTAGAGAATTAGATgcatatggagaggtagagagtgGCTTGCCTCAACTGCTTTGTAGGTAAAAGGTGCCTCCTCACTTCAACCTTCAAACCATGTTCTTGAACTGCAGAGAGTTTTTCTTCCTTCAAAGGAACAGAGACATTCCACTTATGAATCACAGCTATGAAGACTCTGATTATCTGAGTCAGTGGACTAGCACCAGACAGTTTATGACGGTAAAACTTTGTTCCCCAAATGAACATGCAGAGTGCTATTGCCATGGTTACTGTTGGgataccaaaacctagaccccaacCAACATTTTCTAGAATATAACTAAGCCCAAAAGAAGATAAGACCACACCACTGCATATACCGAAATACCACCAATTGAAGAATGAAGCCTTATACTTCCTTTCTTCCTGATCTCTGTCACTGAACTGGTCCGCACCAAATGCTTCCAAACAAGGTTTGTGACCTCCTTGACCCAGAGCAACCAAATAGAGGGAGAAGAAAAAGAATCCCACTTGCAAAGGTGAGGATTTGGGACAGATAAATGATGTGCTATCACATGGAGGGGGCCTAAATACTGTGATAGATGTTGCCAGAATTAATGAGCATAGCCCCTGCAAACAGTGAAGCTTTTAGTGGCTAATAATCAATGTGAAAATTAACCTCAATTTCTACACAAACAGAATTTAAGTGTTTTTCAAAGATCTAAGAAGACCTCACAAAGTACTAAACACGCAATTTTTACCAACTTCATGCGGTTGACATCATTTGCCAATGTCTCTGCATATTCAAAGCCAGAGATTTCAGTTTACAGGGATTCATTTCCCTTGCATTCTGAATTGGGTTGACATGAGTTTTAAGTTTTAATCTTCTGCAACAAATATTTATGAAATGCGTATAAGCATGAAATGGGCTCATGATAATTTAAGCTGGGTGTACTTCTAGAGTATTGAATAATGACATGTGAGTGATATGCACTCTAAATTGGATCGTTGTCATACTTAACTAACTATAACATAATATGCATAAACTGGAGATGGGTTCAAACTTCAAATATATGTATTAGAAGCCCGATGGCAATCTAAGCTTAATGATGTATTCTTTTGCAAGTGATGCTTTTACATTTTTACAATTCATAGTGTTGGAGTTTTTTTACATGTTTcagtctgtgatccatcatcaaaataAAAGAAAGCTTAAAGTTGCAGACCAAAACTACACCACCGTTAAAACCTGGAAAATAACATCTAAAGCCAAGAAAGAGCTAGTAATTTCCTTTGAATACAAGAGTCAttaaagaaaaggagattttggctATACTGACCAGCAGATATACAACAGATGACAGAAGAATGGTCCAGTACCGGCCTAAATAGGAATCTGCAACAAAGGCTCCAAGGAGGGGAAGCATGGTTGTAGCACCTGCCCAGACATTGACATTTTTTGCAGCAGTAGCAGTGCTCTCATGCATAACAGTAGTAAGGTATGTTACCAAGTTGGAGTTAATGCCATGGTAGGCCAGTCTCTCTGCAATTTCAACACCAATTATGAAAAAGGATGCTTTCCATCCTCCTGTGAGATCTCTGCGAGCTGGCCTTCCTTTGAGATCTGTAGATCCATCCTCAACAACATTGTTGCTGTTGTTGGGTGTACTGGTGAGGGGGGATTTAGAGGAAGAGGATTGTTGCTCCATGACTAAAAATCAGATTCTGATAGA from Cryptomeria japonica chromosome 3, Sugi_1.0, whole genome shotgun sequence harbors:
- the LOC131075801 gene encoding protein NRT1/ PTR FAMILY 5.10; translated protein: MEQQSSSSKSPLTSTPNNSNNVVEDGSTDLKGRPARRDLTGGWKASFFIIGVEIAERLAYHGINSNLVTYLTTVMHESTATAAKNVNVWAGATTMLPLLGAFVADSYLGRYWTILLSSVVYLLGLCSLILATSITVFRPPPCDSTSFICPKSSPLQVGFFFFSLYLVALGQGGHKPCLEAFGADQFSDRDQEERKYKASFFNWWYFGICSGVVLSSFGLSYILENVGWGLGFGIPTVTMAIALCMFIWGTKFYRHKLSGASPLTQIIRVFIAVIHKWNVSVPLKEEKLSAVQEHGLKVEVRRHLLPTKQLRFLDKATVRTESDYENKSGINWRLCTVTEVEEVKFVLRLFPIWGACLMYGVIFAQSPTFFIKQGITMDRKIGSSFEIPAASLQGFIALSIIVLIPVYDRIFVPFAKQITGVERGITLLQRIGIGIFCSLLSMVVAALIEMKRLQAAKDHMVRGVPNETIPLSFFWLLPQCILLGISDVFAQVGLQEFFYDQMPDTMKSLGIALYLTILGVGSFMSSILISIVESITNRGKEQSWFADNINKAHLDYYYWLLAALGALFLCIYISLAGCFIYKETECNDSYAEETA